The following are encoded in a window of Bradyrhizobium guangdongense genomic DNA:
- a CDS encoding helix-turn-helix domain-containing protein: MSDTIHTLSTTGLTPKRQIQSWIDGLTSLCGHFDVDPLEASSLEGRIDYTTVSRLKLCQIEVSQHRIAHTLARAKSNEHPYIKIHFQTYGVSYFEQEGRHIELNPGDILAYDVSCPHLIVSPAFTRHDVVIVPKALLRDRGFPSQRMPACKLTAKTGTGRIAHDFVHATFDEAAKLSANSAVGVADSLIDLLLLPLREADTMFDRVGPEAMYVRAQFFIREHLRDPDLCIDQISAELGCSKRYLHMLFSERGTTVSDYIWQARLQNCRQELEAHAGKTITDVAFSWGFSSSSHFSRVFRKYFGVVPSSIHKAQQGAVAADEN; encoded by the coding sequence ATGTCCGACACAATTCATACGCTCTCGACGACCGGACTGACGCCGAAGCGCCAGATCCAGAGCTGGATCGACGGGCTCACGAGTCTGTGTGGTCACTTCGATGTCGATCCGCTGGAGGCGTCCTCGCTTGAAGGGCGTATCGATTACACCACGGTCTCGCGTCTGAAGCTTTGCCAGATCGAGGTGAGCCAGCATCGCATCGCGCATACGCTGGCGCGCGCCAAGTCAAACGAACACCCTTACATCAAGATCCACTTCCAGACCTACGGCGTCTCCTATTTCGAACAGGAAGGCCGCCACATCGAGCTGAACCCCGGCGACATCCTTGCCTACGACGTCTCATGTCCGCATTTGATCGTCAGTCCCGCCTTCACGCGCCACGACGTGGTGATCGTGCCGAAGGCGCTGCTGCGCGATCGCGGCTTCCCGTCGCAGCGCATGCCGGCCTGCAAGCTGACGGCGAAGACGGGGACGGGGCGGATCGCGCACGATTTCGTCCATGCCACCTTCGACGAGGCGGCGAAACTCTCGGCCAACAGTGCGGTCGGCGTGGCCGATTCGCTGATCGACTTGTTGTTGCTGCCGCTGCGCGAGGCCGACACGATGTTCGATCGGGTCGGGCCCGAGGCGATGTATGTTCGTGCCCAATTTTTCATCCGAGAACATCTGCGCGATCCCGATTTGTGCATCGACCAGATCTCGGCCGAGCTCGGCTGCTCCAAGCGCTATCTGCACATGTTGTTCTCCGAGCGCGGCACGACGGTGAGCGACTACATCTGGCAGGCGCGCCTTCAGAACTGCCGCCAGGAGCTCGAGGCCCACGCCGGCAAGACCATTACCGATGTGGCATTCTCCTGGGGCTTCTCGAGCTCATCGCATTTCAGCCGCGTATTCCGGAAATATTTCGGTGTGGTGCCGTCCTCCATCCACAAGGCGCAGCAGGGCGCCGTGGCGGCGGACGAGAATTAG
- a CDS encoding substrate-binding periplasmic protein, translating to MRRRLPVLGLVAMLAAPATAWAADPLSICLDEDRPPLSAHHRGKPDSGFDVLLAQAIADRMGRPLKIQWFESKLDEDSSPQLEANALLSDGRCSLIGGYALTVDSLVKPGVKTARLPDFTGATRDDRRRRVALGELAPSRPYVYAPMTVVLGPKARDRKIGDIGDLAGLRLAVESGSLGDAILMNFDKGRLIDNITHLVPGRDDLLGALDRGDYDATLIDLARFDAYRAAHPATAIAASGYYYPIGANRGYVGLASDAALVDAVSKALTDLAAEGKIAEFAKQAGLTYLPPHEPAILGDVWTRIIQR from the coding sequence ATGAGGCGCCGGCTGCCAGTGCTCGGTCTTGTTGCGATGCTGGCCGCTCCGGCCACGGCGTGGGCGGCCGATCCGCTCAGCATCTGCCTCGACGAGGATCGCCCGCCGCTCTCGGCGCATCACCGCGGCAAGCCGGATTCCGGCTTCGACGTGCTGCTGGCGCAGGCGATCGCCGACCGGATGGGACGGCCGCTCAAGATCCAGTGGTTCGAAAGCAAACTGGATGAGGATTCCAGCCCGCAGCTCGAGGCCAATGCATTGCTCTCCGACGGGCGATGCTCGCTGATCGGCGGCTACGCGCTGACGGTGGATTCGCTCGTCAAGCCGGGCGTGAAGACCGCGCGTCTGCCGGATTTCACCGGAGCCACGCGCGACGACCGGCGCCGCCGCGTTGCGCTCGGCGAGCTCGCGCCGAGCAGGCCTTACGTCTATGCGCCGATGACCGTCGTGCTCGGGCCGAAGGCGCGCGACCGCAAGATCGGCGACATCGGCGATCTTGCCGGGCTCCGCCTCGCGGTCGAGAGCGGCTCATTGGGCGACGCGATCCTGATGAACTTCGACAAGGGACGGCTGATCGACAACATCACGCATCTGGTCCCCGGCCGCGACGACCTCCTGGGTGCACTCGATCGCGGCGACTACGACGCCACCTTGATCGATCTTGCCCGTTTCGACGCCTATCGTGCCGCGCATCCAGCTACGGCTATCGCCGCCTCCGGCTACTATTATCCAATTGGTGCCAATCGCGGCTATGTCGGACTTGCCAGCGACGCCGCCCTGGTCGATGCCGTCAGCAAGGCGCTGACGGACCTTGCCGCGGAGGGCAAGATCGCCGAATTCGCCAAGCAGGCAGGACTGACCTATCTGCCGCCGCACGAGCCCGCGATCCTCGGCGACGTGTGGACCAGGATCATTCAGCGGTGA
- a CDS encoding c-type cytochrome encodes MRNTSHRTVAILATVAALTVALAATVRAADDSNGNPLQAQIDHGKSTYAERCSHCHGPNMMNSGTITPDLRAFPDDKTRFVTTVKNGKNNRMPPWGDVLSDDDIANLWAFISSRRKP; translated from the coding sequence TTGAGGAACACATCTCACAGGACGGTGGCGATCCTCGCCACCGTCGCGGCGCTGACGGTCGCGCTTGCGGCGACCGTTCGTGCTGCGGATGATTCGAACGGCAATCCGTTGCAGGCGCAGATCGACCATGGCAAGTCGACCTATGCCGAAAGATGCTCGCACTGCCACGGCCCCAACATGATGAACTCCGGCACCATCACGCCGGACCTGCGCGCCTTTCCGGACGACAAGACGCGCTTCGTCACCACCGTCAAGAACGGCAAGAACAATAGGATGCCGCCCTGGGGCGACGTCTTGAGCGACGACGACATAGCAAATCTCTGGGCCTTCATCTCGAGCCGGAGGAAGCCATGA
- a CDS encoding methanol/ethanol family PQQ-dependent dehydrogenase has translation MKRFAMAASLVISACSVASAQTTDQLVKGATDTSNVLNYGMGYNLQRFSTLNQINKDTVKNLVPIWNYSFNDDRSEESQPLVYQGVIYVTSHNATMAVDAKTGKQIWKSKIEYPAETPRIVCCGIINRGAALYEGKLFRTTLDANVIALDAKDGKELWRQKAADIKEGYSMTVAPLVADGVVITGISGAEFGTRGFIDGWDPATGKHLWRTHSIPSPDEPGGDTWKGDTWKLGGGSTWITGSYDPELNTVYWGIGNPGPFNAAVRPGDNLYTCSVLAMDPKTGKIKWHYQFSPNNPFDYDSVAEMVLADMNVEGKPTKVLMDANRNGFFYVLDRTNGKVLAANPYVKVNWATGVDMKTGRPIETDVVKDAREGKKVTVYPSILGGKNWEPMSFNPQTGLAYANTLAFGGKYKTEPATFKQGEWYLGMDLTDPWEWGDGPRGHLKAIDPMTGKAKWEAPSDIPRFSGVLSTAGGVVFTGALTGEFEAFDADSGKKLWQFQTGSGIEGQPVTWQQDGVQYVAVTSGYGGVYSLFSGDERLAKVPPGGSLWVFAVKQ, from the coding sequence ATGAAACGTTTTGCGATGGCCGCGAGCCTCGTCATATCCGCATGCTCGGTTGCGAGCGCACAGACGACCGACCAACTGGTCAAGGGTGCAACCGATACGTCGAACGTTCTCAACTACGGGATGGGTTACAATCTCCAGCGCTTCTCGACGCTGAACCAGATCAACAAAGACACCGTCAAGAACCTCGTCCCGATCTGGAACTACTCCTTCAACGACGATCGCAGCGAAGAATCGCAGCCGCTGGTCTACCAGGGCGTGATCTACGTGACCTCGCACAACGCGACCATGGCGGTCGACGCCAAGACCGGCAAGCAGATCTGGAAATCCAAGATCGAATATCCGGCCGAGACGCCGCGCATCGTCTGCTGCGGCATCATCAACCGCGGCGCGGCGCTCTATGAAGGCAAGCTGTTCCGCACCACGCTCGATGCCAACGTCATCGCACTCGACGCCAAGGACGGCAAGGAGCTGTGGCGGCAGAAGGCGGCCGACATCAAGGAAGGCTATTCAATGACGGTGGCCCCGCTGGTCGCCGACGGCGTCGTCATCACCGGCATCTCCGGCGCCGAGTTCGGCACCCGCGGCTTCATCGACGGCTGGGACCCGGCAACCGGTAAGCATCTCTGGCGCACCCATTCGATCCCCTCGCCGGACGAGCCCGGCGGCGATACGTGGAAGGGCGACACCTGGAAGCTCGGCGGTGGCTCGACGTGGATCACAGGGTCCTACGATCCGGAGCTGAACACCGTTTATTGGGGCATCGGCAACCCCGGCCCGTTCAATGCGGCGGTGCGTCCCGGCGACAACCTCTACACCTGCTCGGTGCTGGCGATGGATCCCAAGACCGGCAAGATCAAGTGGCACTATCAGTTCTCACCGAACAATCCGTTCGATTATGACTCAGTGGCCGAGATGGTCCTCGCCGACATGAACGTCGAGGGCAAGCCGACCAAGGTGCTCATGGATGCCAATCGCAACGGTTTCTTCTACGTACTCGACCGCACCAACGGAAAGGTGCTCGCGGCCAATCCTTACGTGAAGGTGAATTGGGCAACCGGCGTCGACATGAAGACCGGCCGTCCGATCGAGACCGACGTCGTCAAGGATGCGCGCGAGGGCAAGAAGGTTACGGTCTATCCGTCGATCCTCGGCGGCAAGAACTGGGAACCGATGTCGTTCAACCCGCAAACCGGATTGGCCTACGCCAACACGCTCGCCTTTGGCGGCAAGTACAAGACGGAGCCGGCCACCTTCAAGCAGGGTGAATGGTATCTCGGCATGGACCTCACCGACCCCTGGGAGTGGGGCGACGGGCCGCGCGGTCACCTCAAGGCCATCGATCCGATGACCGGCAAGGCGAAGTGGGAGGCACCGAGCGACATTCCGCGCTTCTCCGGCGTGCTCTCGACGGCGGGCGGCGTCGTGTTCACGGGCGCGTTGACCGGCGAGTTCGAGGCCTTCGACGCCGACAGCGGCAAGAAGCTTTGGCAATTCCAGACTGGCTCCGGCATCGAGGGACAGCCGGTGACCTGGCAGCAGGACGGCGTGCAGTACGTCGCCGTCACGAGCGGCTATGGCGGCGTCTACTCGCTGTTCTCCGGCGACGAGCGGCTGGCCAAGGTGCCGCCCGGCGGCTCCCTGTGGGTCTTTGCGGTGAAGCAGTAG
- a CDS encoding EF-hand domain-containing protein has product MISRHSVALALTIALLAGPAWSASGSAVKMFDTDNDGTVDLAEVKKAAAALFAKLDPDHDGTLDARELRGRLTAKELGAADPDHDRTLTLDEYLAVVERRFNAADPDKDGTLDANELKSRAGGALLRLLR; this is encoded by the coding sequence ATGATATCGCGTCATTCGGTTGCGCTTGCGCTCACGATCGCATTGCTGGCGGGGCCGGCCTGGTCGGCATCCGGCAGCGCCGTCAAGATGTTCGACACCGATAATGACGGCACAGTCGATCTCGCCGAGGTGAAGAAGGCCGCAGCCGCGCTGTTCGCAAAGCTCGACCCCGACCATGACGGGACGCTCGACGCGCGCGAATTGCGCGGACGTTTAACCGCGAAGGAACTCGGTGCCGCGGATCCCGACCATGATCGGACCCTGACGCTCGACGAGTATCTTGCCGTGGTGGAGCGACGCTTCAATGCAGCCGATCCAGACAAGGATGGAACGCTGGACGCGAACGAGCTGAAGTCGCGCGCTGGCGGCGCATTGCTGCGGCTGCTGCGATAG
- the pqqA gene encoding pyrroloquinoline quinone precursor peptide PqqA: MAWKAPKIVEVPVGMEINMYACAARK; this comes from the coding sequence ATGGCCTGGAAAGCTCCGAAGATCGTGGAAGTGCCGGTCGGCATGGAAATCAACATGTACGCCTGCGCTGCGCGCAAGTAA
- a CDS encoding efflux RND transporter permease subunit, translating into MTIDGTGSGRSGPQAALVAFAIRFRGIVLALSFALLGYGLFALGEAKYGVFPEFAPPQVTIQTEAPGLSPEHVEILVTQPIETSINGLAGVESLRSSSIQGLSVVTVIFQPRSDIYRARQLVTERLAVVAARLPQGVQPPSMTPLTPLAGTVLVIGLTSDKRSLMDLRTIADWTVARRLLAVQGVAQVSTYGKDVRSLQVQVRPDDLIRFRVGLNDVLAAARKATGVRGAGFIDTANQRITLQTQGQSLTPDQLARTVLLHQGGASVVLGDVATVVTAPEQPIGAALIDGVPGIMLMVSQQYGANTRDVTTRAEAALQELRPGLQADGVKLHADIFRPANFIDAATENVLDALLIGGALVVVVLVMFLSDWRTSIISCTAIPLSLIAAVLALQWMGETLNTMTLGGLAIAIGEVVDDAVIGVENVVRRLRENRRAAAPRAEARVVLDAFLEVRTAVAYATFAVLLVFFPVLTLSGIAGRLFGPLGIAYIFAVIASLAVALTVTPALSMLLLVGRSGGQRLHEPPVVRWSRRSYQALLRRIGRYPKLVMTAAAAVTIAGIAMLPFFGGTFLPDLREGHLILHVSAIPGTSLDESLRIGKLMTNALRQIPGVRRVAQHAGRAEAGIDTVGPHSSEFEVDLAPGLSGQAQSQAEARIRDALADFPGVSFSSKTYLTERVEETVSGFSAAVVVNIYGTDLDSLDRASRDVARELDEVGGAADVQRRSPPGMPQVNVTLRPADLQRWGLDAVEVLELVRTAYQGDVVGQGYEGNAVFNIIVILDAPARARLTQIGDLPVRTPSGAYILLKQIADVYETTGRYQIQHQNAQRVQTVTANVSGRDLESFVAAAKRKLAREVKLPPGAHIEFAGAAEAQARSRRDLIVNSLLAGTGIVVLLSMVTGHWRNLLLVMINLPFALVGGVLALALTGGLLSLGSMVGFVTLLGITLRNSILMISHYEHLVLIDGRVWGAETAIEGAADRLVPILMTSLVTGLGLLPLAIGAGEPGREIEGPMAIVILGGLMTSMALSLLVLPTLALRYARFKVRAD; encoded by the coding sequence ATGACGATTGATGGCACCGGCTCCGGCAGGTCAGGGCCGCAAGCCGCTCTCGTCGCCTTTGCCATCCGTTTCCGCGGCATCGTGCTCGCGCTTTCGTTTGCGCTCCTGGGCTACGGCCTGTTCGCCCTTGGCGAAGCCAAGTACGGCGTCTTCCCCGAATTCGCGCCACCGCAGGTCACGATCCAGACGGAGGCCCCAGGCCTCAGCCCCGAGCATGTCGAGATCCTGGTCACGCAGCCGATCGAAACGTCGATCAACGGCCTGGCCGGCGTCGAGAGTCTGCGCTCATCGTCGATCCAGGGGCTCTCGGTCGTGACCGTCATCTTCCAGCCGCGCAGCGATATCTATCGGGCGCGTCAGTTGGTGACCGAACGCCTCGCGGTCGTGGCCGCGCGGCTGCCGCAAGGCGTTCAGCCGCCCTCGATGACGCCGTTGACGCCGCTGGCCGGCACGGTGCTGGTCATCGGCCTGACGTCCGACAAGCGTTCGCTGATGGATTTGCGCACGATCGCGGACTGGACCGTGGCAAGACGGCTTCTGGCCGTGCAGGGCGTCGCCCAGGTCTCGACCTACGGCAAAGACGTCAGATCCCTGCAAGTGCAGGTCCGCCCCGACGATCTGATCCGCTTCCGGGTCGGCCTGAACGACGTGCTGGCCGCGGCGCGCAAAGCCACCGGCGTGCGCGGCGCCGGTTTCATCGATACCGCCAATCAGCGCATCACGCTGCAAACCCAGGGACAGTCGCTGACGCCCGACCAGCTGGCCCGCACCGTGCTCCTGCACCAAGGCGGCGCAAGCGTGGTTCTCGGCGACGTCGCAACCGTCGTGACCGCTCCCGAGCAGCCGATCGGAGCCGCCCTCATCGACGGCGTGCCCGGCATCATGCTCATGGTCAGCCAGCAATACGGCGCCAATACGCGAGATGTCACCACACGCGCGGAAGCCGCACTGCAGGAGCTGCGACCGGGCCTTCAAGCCGACGGCGTCAAGCTTCATGCGGACATCTTTCGTCCGGCCAATTTCATCGATGCGGCGACCGAGAACGTCCTCGACGCCCTGTTGATCGGCGGAGCGCTCGTGGTCGTCGTCCTGGTCATGTTTCTATCCGACTGGCGCACGTCCATCATCAGCTGCACCGCGATCCCCCTGTCGTTGATAGCGGCCGTGCTCGCATTGCAGTGGATGGGGGAAACCCTCAACACGATGACGCTGGGCGGCCTCGCCATCGCGATCGGCGAAGTCGTCGATGACGCCGTGATCGGCGTCGAGAACGTCGTGCGCCGGTTGCGCGAAAATCGCCGCGCCGCGGCGCCGAGGGCAGAAGCGCGCGTCGTGCTAGACGCTTTCCTCGAGGTGCGCACGGCCGTCGCCTATGCGACGTTTGCGGTGTTGCTGGTGTTCTTTCCGGTCCTGACGCTTTCCGGCATTGCCGGCCGTCTGTTCGGCCCCCTGGGCATCGCCTATATCTTCGCCGTGATTGCTTCGCTCGCGGTCGCTCTGACGGTGACGCCGGCACTCTCGATGCTGCTCCTCGTCGGGAGGAGCGGCGGGCAGCGCCTGCATGAACCGCCCGTGGTGCGTTGGTCCCGTCGCTCCTATCAGGCCTTGCTCCGTCGTATCGGCCGCTACCCGAAGCTGGTGATGACGGCAGCCGCAGCCGTCACCATCGCCGGAATAGCAATGCTGCCGTTCTTTGGCGGCACTTTCCTCCCCGACCTTAGGGAAGGCCATTTGATTCTGCACGTCTCGGCAATCCCCGGCACCTCGCTCGACGAATCTCTTCGCATCGGCAAACTGATGACGAATGCGCTCCGGCAGATCCCGGGCGTCCGCAGGGTGGCGCAGCATGCAGGCCGGGCCGAGGCCGGGATCGACACGGTCGGTCCGCATTCCAGCGAGTTCGAGGTCGATTTGGCGCCCGGGCTTTCGGGTCAGGCCCAATCCCAAGCGGAAGCGCGCATCAGGGATGCGCTCGCCGACTTCCCGGGAGTTTCCTTCTCCAGCAAGACCTACCTCACTGAGCGCGTAGAGGAAACCGTCTCCGGCTTCAGCGCGGCGGTGGTCGTCAACATCTACGGGACTGATCTCGACTCGCTCGATCGCGCCTCACGCGACGTCGCGCGAGAGCTCGACGAAGTCGGCGGTGCCGCCGACGTGCAGCGACGGTCACCGCCCGGAATGCCGCAGGTCAACGTGACGCTTCGGCCGGCCGACCTGCAGCGTTGGGGCCTCGATGCGGTCGAAGTGCTCGAACTGGTGCGCACCGCCTATCAGGGCGACGTCGTCGGTCAGGGGTATGAAGGCAACGCCGTCTTCAACATCATCGTGATCCTCGATGCGCCCGCCCGCGCCCGGCTCACTCAGATCGGCGACCTGCCGGTGCGCACGCCGAGCGGCGCCTACATTCTGCTGAAACAGATCGCGGACGTCTATGAAACGACTGGCCGCTATCAGATCCAGCACCAGAATGCGCAGCGCGTTCAAACCGTGACGGCGAATGTCAGCGGACGCGATCTCGAATCCTTCGTGGCCGCTGCCAAACGTAAACTTGCCCGCGAAGTCAAACTCCCGCCCGGCGCTCACATCGAATTTGCCGGAGCGGCAGAGGCTCAAGCCAGGTCGCGACGCGATCTCATCGTCAATTCGCTGCTGGCCGGGACAGGCATCGTCGTTCTGCTTTCGATGGTCACAGGCCATTGGCGAAATCTGTTGCTGGTGATGATCAACCTGCCGTTTGCATTGGTCGGTGGCGTGCTCGCACTCGCCTTAACGGGTGGCCTGCTTTCACTGGGGTCGATGGTCGGCTTCGTCACGCTGCTCGGAATCACGCTGCGGAATTCGATCCTCATGATTTCGCACTACGAGCATCTCGTCCTCATCGATGGTCGTGTATGGGGAGCGGAGACTGCTATTGAGGGCGCGGCGGATCGCCTTGTCCCGATCCTAATGACGTCTCTCGTAACCGGCTTGGGATTGCTGCCGCTCGCGATAGGCGCAGGAGAGCCTGGCCGTGAAATCGAGGGCCCAATGGCGATCGTCATCCTTGGGGGTCTTATGACCTCGATGGCGCTTAGTCTGCTGGTGTTGCCGACCCTTGCGCTTCGTTACGCGCGTTTCAAGGTCCGTGCCGACTAA
- a CDS encoding efflux RND transporter periplasmic adaptor subunit, whose translation MLVLVASACALTGYVQRAKAETQPDKPNSGNTEPSRTANSDQPVVKLTPSQQAQVGLETTALQAAPHPEQFRAYGAVLDISRITELANSYANAQAQLQTAQAKLEVAKSAYDRTRNLVDSAALPKKEAEAAEGTWRVDKAALAAAESQLRTLAATAQQEWGPVIGRGIIERSPVVVRLIERDQLLVQVTLPPGTTVTGTPGTALAQAPTRNANIDLQYISPATRTDPRIQGLSYFFSVPGDSGLLPGMNTTVYVPSGNSYEGVFIEDTAIVRWQGRAWVYLRVSPDSFRRHPISTDQPVSDDDYVVRDIPSGSEIVMRGAQVLLSEEAKSELRGGDDD comes from the coding sequence GTGCTGGTGCTCGTCGCCAGCGCCTGTGCCCTCACGGGTTATGTCCAGCGAGCTAAAGCGGAGACGCAGCCGGACAAACCGAATTCGGGCAACACCGAGCCTTCCCGCACAGCAAATAGCGACCAGCCGGTGGTCAAGCTGACGCCGAGCCAGCAGGCTCAGGTCGGGCTGGAAACTACGGCTCTGCAAGCAGCTCCCCATCCCGAGCAATTCCGTGCCTATGGCGCCGTGCTCGATATTTCCCGCATTACGGAGCTCGCCAACAGCTACGCCAATGCGCAAGCCCAACTTCAGACGGCGCAAGCCAAGCTCGAAGTCGCCAAGAGCGCATACGACCGGACCAGGAATCTCGTCGACTCCGCCGCCCTCCCAAAAAAGGAAGCCGAAGCCGCAGAAGGCACATGGCGGGTCGACAAGGCGGCGCTGGCCGCGGCGGAATCACAGCTCAGGACGCTCGCGGCAACAGCACAGCAGGAATGGGGGCCCGTCATCGGCCGGGGAATCATCGAGCGCTCGCCGGTCGTCGTCAGGCTGATCGAACGTGATCAGCTTCTGGTCCAGGTGACGCTGCCGCCGGGCACGACCGTCACCGGCACTCCGGGAACGGCGCTGGCGCAGGCGCCGACGCGGAATGCGAATATCGATCTGCAGTACATCTCGCCGGCAACGCGCACCGACCCTCGCATTCAGGGATTGAGCTATTTCTTCTCCGTGCCGGGCGATAGCGGCCTGCTGCCCGGCATGAACACCACGGTCTATGTGCCCTCCGGCAACAGCTACGAGGGCGTGTTCATCGAGGACACCGCCATCGTGCGGTGGCAAGGTCGGGCGTGGGTCTACCTGCGTGTAAGCCCCGACAGCTTCCGACGGCATCCGATCAGCACGGACCAGCCGGTCTCCGATGACGACTACGTGGTTCGGGACATCCCATCCGGGTCCGAAATCGTCATGCGGGGCGCGCAGGTCCTGTTGTCCGAGGAGGCCAAAAGCGAGCTTCGGGGCGGCGATGACGATTGA
- a CDS encoding ABC transporter ATP-binding protein produces MRLEVEITGKTYSSAAGGTHEVLAPVKFALQSGEVGVLIGPSGCGKSTMLRIILGLDRDFDGHVARPPEARIGMVFQEPRLLPWRSVEQNVRLAAPDVTDAKLSELFKILELDAHRSHFPGELSLGLARRVALARAFAVEPDLLVLDEPLASLDDALAGRLRDEIATLVASRPVMTLLVTHSLDDAIRLGDRLFFLSPRPARIVQEVPIAVPRAGRSEAELARIRAELAALLLESK; encoded by the coding sequence GTGCGGCTTGAGGTCGAGATCACAGGCAAGACCTACAGCAGCGCCGCGGGCGGCACGCACGAGGTGCTGGCCCCGGTCAAATTCGCTCTGCAGTCAGGCGAGGTCGGCGTGCTGATCGGGCCGTCCGGCTGCGGCAAGAGCACGATGCTGCGCATCATCCTCGGACTCGATCGCGACTTCGACGGCCATGTCGCGCGGCCGCCAGAGGCGCGCATCGGCATGGTATTTCAGGAGCCGCGACTATTGCCGTGGCGCTCGGTCGAGCAGAATGTCCGGCTGGCCGCGCCTGACGTCACCGACGCAAAGCTGTCGGAGCTGTTCAAGATCCTCGAGCTGGACGCGCATCGCAGTCATTTTCCCGGCGAGTTGTCGCTGGGCCTCGCCCGCCGCGTCGCGCTCGCCCGCGCCTTTGCGGTCGAGCCCGACCTGCTCGTGCTCGATGAACCCCTCGCCTCGCTCGACGATGCGCTTGCCGGCCGCCTGCGCGACGAGATCGCGACGCTGGTGGCGAGTCGTCCCGTGATGACGCTGCTCGTCACCCACAGCCTGGACGATGCCATCCGTCTTGGTGACCGCCTGTTCTTCCTGTCGCCCCGTCCCGCCCGCATCGTGCAGGAGGTGCCGATCGCCGTGCCGCGCGCCGGGCGCAGCGAGGCTGAGCTTGCGAGGATCAGGGCCGAGCTTGCAGCCTTGCTGCTTGAATCGAAGTGA
- a CDS encoding ABC transporter permease, producing the protein MLRLLSFALFLAIWWIAALFVGGAKLPSPPAVLNVIIAEAASGALFLHLGATLARVALAFVLAMSVGSAIGYLMGRVKLADRLGDPWLILLLNLPALVVIVLAYIWAGLTEAAAIAAIAINKLPTAVVTLREGTRALDRSLDEMASVFAMPRWRAFRHVVLPQLAPYIAASARSGLSLVWKIVLVAELLGRPNGVGFEIGVAFQLFDTPRLLAYSLTFAAVVLVIETALVQPFEARATRWRPRAA; encoded by the coding sequence TTGCTGCGCCTTCTCTCCTTCGCCCTGTTTCTCGCGATCTGGTGGATCGCCGCGCTGTTCGTCGGCGGCGCGAAGCTGCCCTCCCCGCCCGCGGTGCTCAATGTCATCATCGCTGAAGCCGCGAGCGGCGCGCTGTTCCTGCACCTCGGTGCGACGCTGGCGCGCGTCGCGCTCGCTTTCGTGCTGGCCATGTCGGTCGGCAGTGCCATCGGCTATCTGATGGGGCGGGTGAAGCTTGCCGACCGGCTCGGCGATCCCTGGCTGATCCTGCTGCTCAATCTGCCGGCGCTGGTCGTGATCGTGCTGGCCTATATCTGGGCCGGACTCACCGAAGCCGCCGCGATAGCGGCGATTGCCATCAACAAGCTGCCGACGGCGGTCGTCACCTTGCGCGAGGGCACGCGCGCGCTCGACCGCTCGCTCGACGAGATGGCGAGCGTATTCGCGATGCCGCGCTGGCGCGCGTTCCGCCATGTTGTGCTGCCGCAGCTTGCGCCCTATATCGCGGCCTCCGCCCGCTCCGGTCTGTCGCTGGTCTGGAAGATCGTGCTGGTGGCCGAGCTGCTGGGACGCCCGAACGGGGTCGGCTTCGAGATCGGCGTCGCCTTCCAGCTGTTCGACACGCCACGACTGCTCGCGTATTCCCTGACATTCGCCGCCGTCGTGCTCGTGATCGAGACGGCGCTGGTGCAGCCGTTCGAGGCCCGCGCAACGCGGTGGCGGCCCCGTGCGGCTTGA